The following are encoded together in the Candidatus Methylomirabilis oxygeniifera genome:
- the rpoB gene encoding RNA polymerase, beta subunit (Evidence 2a : Function of homologous gene experimentally demonstrated in an other organism; Product type e : enzyme) yields the protein MALVKKSVAAERWNFSKIKEVISIPNLIEIQRRSFDQFLQMKVPPHAREEIGLQGAFASIFPIYNYDQSASLDFVKYEFGAPKYRAEESLEKGMTYSVPLKVTLRLMVWDKPVGSEAGSIRDIKEQEVYLGEMPLMTPQGTFIINGTERVVVSQLHRSPGVFFDHDSGKTHPSGKILYSARLIPYRGSWLEFEFDANDVLYVRVDRRRRFLASILLRAIGYGSNEEILNLFYERDMLRIEKGKEILIHVGSRGATSFRASKDIPDPQTKQLILGTAKRITKTAQKRLQALKITEISLYKEDLIGRIAAADIVNTASGEVILECAQEITAEALERMLSSGTASFAVLASLDGRETFEIRESIIRDSTRSEKDALTEMYRRMRPGDPPNEEATKAFLESIFFNPKRYDLSKVGRLKINRKLGLDVPLEVHALMCRRYRPSGMETRIGQIDDVVEAIRYLLRLKHGEAGTSVDDIDHLGNRRVRSAGELLEEQFRIGLARMERAVRERMSTQELETLMPHDLVNAKPVTAALKEFFGSSQLSQFMDQTNPLAELTHKRRLSALGPGGLSRERAGFEVRDVHPTHYGRMCPIETPEGPNVGLIASLSTYARVNDFGFIETPYRKVRDGVVTDEIEYLTADEEEKYTIAQANAELDGRGRFTSDRISARTGGNFVTVPPMNVEYMDVAPKQLVGVSTSLVPFLEHDDANRALMGANMQRQAVPLLRPEAPVVGTGMEYPAARDSGTVVTARRGGIVESVTADRIIVRASDGKGEEGEDDTGVDIYSLVKFRRSNQNTCLTQKPIVSKGERITRGQVIADGPATQNGELALGQNVMVAFMPWGGYNFEDAILISERLVKDDRYTSIHIEEFEIEARETKLGKEEITRDTPNVGEDALKDLDESGIVRIGAEVKPGDILVGKVTPKGETVLTPEERLLRAIFGEKAEDVRDASLYVPPGICGTVVDVKVFSRKGVEKDERAKSIEDEEVSRLRKDFEDEISIIAADRDRKLRSLLDGIDVSREIRSRITRKIVVSKGKTLTGEMLDKLSHEQLVDLAGRLDEELGQKASRIGDAADNQVHVLQTLLEERISRATRGDELAPGVFKMVKVYVAMKRKLSVGDKMAGRHGNKGVIAKVLPEEDMPYLPDGTPVEVVLNPLGVPSRMNVGQILETHLGWAAGALGLRVASPVFDGAKEQEIKVWLKRAKLPVSGKTVLYDGRTGKPFHQEVTVGYIYLMKLAHLVDDKIHARSIGPYSLITQQPLGGKAQFGGQRFGEMEVWALEAYGAAHTLQEILTVKSDDVVGRTKMYESIVRGDCTLDPGLPESFNVLVKELQSLALDVELKKE from the coding sequence ATGGCCCTCGTGAAAAAGAGCGTGGCTGCTGAGCGCTGGAATTTCAGCAAGATCAAAGAGGTGATCTCTATCCCCAATCTGATTGAGATCCAGCGGCGGTCCTTCGATCAATTTTTACAAATGAAGGTTCCGCCGCACGCACGCGAGGAGATCGGTCTTCAGGGGGCCTTCGCCAGCATCTTTCCGATCTATAACTACGACCAGTCGGCGTCGCTTGATTTTGTGAAGTACGAGTTCGGGGCGCCAAAGTACCGGGCAGAGGAATCGCTGGAGAAGGGGATGACGTACTCCGTCCCGCTCAAGGTGACCCTTCGCTTGATGGTGTGGGATAAGCCGGTCGGCTCCGAGGCCGGCAGTATCAGGGACATTAAAGAGCAGGAGGTCTACCTGGGCGAAATGCCTTTGATGACGCCTCAGGGCACCTTTATCATTAATGGAACGGAGCGGGTGGTGGTCAGCCAATTGCACCGCTCTCCAGGCGTCTTTTTTGATCATGACAGCGGTAAGACTCACCCGAGCGGTAAGATCCTGTACTCCGCTCGTCTTATCCCGTATCGCGGTTCCTGGCTGGAATTCGAATTCGATGCGAATGACGTACTGTATGTCCGGGTAGACCGAAGGCGAAGGTTTCTGGCCTCGATCCTGCTACGAGCCATCGGCTATGGGAGTAATGAGGAGATCCTGAACCTTTTCTACGAGCGGGATATGTTACGCATCGAGAAGGGGAAGGAAATCCTGATTCATGTGGGTTCACGTGGCGCGACCAGTTTTCGGGCGAGTAAGGATATTCCCGATCCCCAAACTAAGCAACTGATCCTTGGGACGGCTAAGCGCATCACGAAGACGGCTCAGAAGCGACTCCAGGCACTGAAGATCACGGAGATATCGCTGTATAAAGAGGATCTCATCGGACGAATTGCAGCCGCTGATATTGTGAATACGGCAAGCGGTGAGGTCATCCTTGAATGTGCGCAGGAGATTACGGCAGAAGCGCTGGAGCGAATGCTGAGCAGCGGAACGGCCAGCTTCGCCGTACTGGCCAGCCTGGACGGTCGGGAAACGTTTGAGATCCGGGAGAGCATCATTCGCGACTCGACCCGCTCCGAGAAGGATGCCTTGACCGAGATGTACCGGAGAATGCGACCCGGTGATCCGCCCAATGAGGAAGCCACCAAGGCATTCCTCGAGTCCATCTTCTTTAATCCAAAGCGCTATGACCTGTCCAAGGTCGGACGCCTGAAGATCAATCGCAAGCTTGGCCTCGACGTACCCCTTGAGGTGCATGCCCTCATGTGCCGTCGATATCGACCGAGCGGTATGGAGACACGGATAGGTCAGATAGACGACGTCGTAGAGGCTATCCGATACCTCCTCAGGCTGAAGCACGGAGAAGCCGGGACCTCCGTCGATGATATCGACCATCTGGGCAATCGTCGAGTCCGATCGGCCGGAGAACTCCTGGAGGAACAGTTTCGGATCGGATTAGCTCGAATGGAACGGGCGGTTCGAGAGCGAATGAGTACACAGGAGTTGGAGACCCTGATGCCGCACGATCTGGTGAATGCCAAGCCGGTGACGGCGGCGCTGAAGGAGTTTTTCGGCAGCTCCCAGCTTTCTCAGTTTATGGATCAGACCAACCCGCTGGCCGAGTTGACTCACAAGCGGCGGCTGTCGGCCTTAGGCCCTGGAGGGCTGTCTCGGGAGCGGGCGGGGTTTGAGGTCCGGGACGTACACCCGACTCACTATGGTCGGATGTGTCCTATCGAAACGCCGGAGGGTCCTAACGTCGGTCTTATTGCCAGTCTGTCCACCTATGCCCGCGTGAATGATTTCGGCTTTATCGAGACCCCGTATCGCAAGGTTCGGGATGGTGTTGTGACCGACGAGATCGAGTATCTGACCGCCGACGAAGAGGAGAAGTATACGATCGCGCAGGCCAACGCGGAGTTGGACGGACGGGGTCGGTTCACCTCAGATCGAATCTCGGCGCGAACCGGCGGCAACTTCGTCACGGTTCCCCCGATGAATGTTGAGTACATGGATGTTGCCCCGAAGCAACTGGTTGGGGTGTCTACGTCGCTGGTCCCGTTCCTCGAACACGATGACGCCAATCGCGCCCTGATGGGCGCCAACATGCAACGCCAAGCGGTCCCTCTCCTACGGCCGGAAGCCCCCGTAGTCGGCACCGGAATGGAATATCCCGCGGCGCGGGATTCCGGGACCGTTGTAACGGCCCGGCGTGGCGGGATCGTCGAATCGGTGACCGCCGACCGGATCATTGTCCGCGCTTCGGACGGCAAAGGCGAAGAGGGCGAAGACGATACGGGGGTGGACATCTACTCCCTGGTGAAGTTTCGTCGCAGCAACCAGAATACCTGCCTCACACAGAAGCCGATTGTGAGCAAAGGGGAGCGGATCACGAGGGGTCAGGTTATTGCCGACGGGCCGGCGACGCAGAACGGCGAACTGGCGCTCGGACAAAACGTGATGGTCGCGTTCATGCCATGGGGTGGGTATAACTTTGAGGACGCGATTCTGATCAGCGAGCGGTTGGTGAAGGATGATCGCTATACCTCTATTCACATCGAGGAGTTCGAGATCGAGGCGCGTGAGACCAAACTGGGAAAAGAGGAGATCACGCGCGATACCCCGAATGTGGGCGAGGATGCGCTCAAAGATCTCGACGAAAGCGGGATCGTCCGGATCGGAGCCGAGGTAAAGCCAGGGGATATCCTGGTGGGGAAGGTGACTCCCAAAGGTGAAACCGTACTGACTCCGGAAGAGCGACTGCTGCGTGCCATCTTTGGCGAGAAGGCCGAGGACGTGCGGGATGCCTCGCTGTATGTTCCGCCAGGGATCTGCGGCACCGTCGTCGACGTCAAGGTCTTCTCGCGAAAAGGGGTTGAGAAGGATGAGCGGGCCAAGTCGATTGAAGACGAAGAGGTCAGTCGACTCCGCAAGGACTTCGAAGATGAGATTAGTATCATTGCTGCGGATCGGGATAGGAAGCTGCGTTCCCTCCTCGATGGTATAGACGTTAGCAGAGAGATCCGGAGCAGGATTACGCGTAAGATCGTGGTTTCAAAAGGGAAGACATTAACCGGCGAGATGCTGGATAAGCTGTCCCATGAGCAGTTAGTAGATCTCGCCGGGCGATTGGACGAAGAGTTGGGTCAGAAAGCGAGCAGAATCGGCGACGCAGCGGATAATCAGGTCCACGTCCTGCAGACGCTCCTGGAGGAGCGAATCAGCAGAGCAACCCGAGGGGATGAGCTTGCTCCTGGGGTCTTTAAGATGGTGAAGGTCTACGTGGCCATGAAACGAAAGCTCTCTGTCGGTGATAAGATGGCCGGCCGACATGGGAACAAGGGTGTGATCGCGAAGGTTCTGCCTGAGGAAGATATGCCTTACCTACCTGACGGGACACCCGTTGAGGTAGTCTTGAATCCGCTGGGCGTGCCTTCCCGAATGAACGTCGGTCAGATTCTGGAGACCCACCTCGGCTGGGCGGCGGGAGCTCTGGGGCTGCGGGTCGCCTCGCCGGTCTTTGATGGGGCCAAAGAGCAAGAGATTAAGGTCTGGCTCAAGCGAGCCAAGCTCCCAGTTTCAGGGAAGACCGTTCTCTACGACGGACGTACCGGTAAGCCGTTCCACCAGGAGGTGACGGTCGGCTATATCTACCTTATGAAGCTGGCCCATCTTGTAGATGACAAGATTCACGCTCGATCCATTGGGCCCTACTCGTTGATTACTCAGCAACCTCTGGGGGGCAAGGCCCAATTCGGTGGACAGCGATTCGGCGAGATGGAGGTGTGGGCGTTGGAGGCGTATGGGGCCGCGCATACCCTGCAAGAGATTCTGACCGTAAAGTCGGATGATGTCGTCGGACGAACCAAGATGTATGAGTCGATTGTTCGAGGCGACTGTACGCTCGATCCGGGGCTTCCTGAATCGTTCAATGTTCTGGTTAAAGAGCTGCAAAGTTTGGCGCTGGATGTTGAGCTGAAGAAGGAGTAG